In Pelodictyon luteolum DSM 273, the genomic stretch TTCCGACTCTGCGGTGCTGTCCGGCGGAGAGCCCGGTCCGCACAAGATCCAGGGCCTCGGGGCGGGTTTCGTTCCTGCGGTGCTTCAACGAGAGGTGATCGACGAGGTTATTACTGTCGGCAGCCAGGAGGCAGGGGCAGCGGCCCGCGAGCTCGCACGGCGGGAAGGTATACTTGCAGGCATCTCTTCGGGTGCGGCGCTTGTTGCAGCCCTGAGGGTTGCAAAACGTCCCGAAATGGACGGGAAGACGCTGGTCGTGCTGCTTCCCGACAGCGGAGAACGGTATCTTTCAACCTGGCTTTTCGACGAGACGGGCGATGGGGTCCGGGCCTAAGGCCAAAGCGGGCCCCTGACCACAGACATTGACAGTCCAACTAGAATTGACGCAGTTCACATGAAGGTTTATTTTGACAACAACGCCACGACTCCCCTGCACCCTGAGGTGAAGAAGGAGATGACGGCTGCCATGGAAATGTACGGCAACCCTTCCAGCATGCACGCTTACGGCCGTGAGGCCAAAGCAAACGTGGAGGATGCACGGCAGCGGGTCGCCAGCTTCATCAATGCCGATGACCGGGAGATCGTCTTTGTCGGCAGCGGTTCGGAAGCCAACAACACGGTGCTCTCACTCTTTGTCTGCGCTTCAGCGCAGTGTATTCCCGGCACCACCGCCCGGGGGACCATCATCACCACCAAGATTGAGCACCCCTGCGTGCTTGAAACCTCGGAGTGCCTTATGCACCGCGGGGTCAATGTCAAGTTCCTCGACGTCGACCGGTACGGCCGGGTCGACCTCGACCAGCTGAAAGATATGCTCAACGATGACATCGGACTGGTGTCGGTGATGATGGCCAACAACGAAATCGGCACCATGCAGGACATTGCGGCCATTACAAACATGGTGCACGAGTGCGGAGCGTTCATGCATACCGATGCGGTCCAGGCGGTCGGCAAGGTTCCTGTGGACGTTCGCGCCCTCGGTGTGGATTTCCTGACCATGTCGGCGCACAAGATCTACGGACCGAAAGGTGTGGGCGCCCTCTACGTGAAGCAGGGCACCCCTTACTGTCCCCTCATCAGGGGCGGTCATCAGGAGCGCGGACGGCGCGCGGGCACGGAAAACACACTCGGCATCCTCGGGCTCGGCAAGGCCGTCGAGATGCGCGCGCTTGAAATGCACGATGAGCACGACCGGCTTCTCGGGCTGAAGGAGTTGCTGCGGAAGGGCATCGAGGACAAGATCGACGACATCCATTTCAACGGCCATCCGACGGAGTCGCTCGCCGGTACCCTCAACGTATCCTTCCCCGGGGCGGAAGGGGAGTCCATCCTGCTCTACCTCGACCTTGAAGGTATTGCCGTATCCACCGGCTCGGCATGTGCTTCCGGATCCCTCGATCCTTCCCATGTGCTGCTTGCAACGGGTGTGGATGCGGAACGGGCGCACGGTTCGATCCGCATAAGTCTCGGCAGGGAGAGCACGACGCAGCACGTCCAGCATATGCTGAACGTGCTGCCGGGGGTCATTGAGAGAATAAGAAACATGTCAACGGCATACATAAAAGGAGGAACACATGCTGCAAGCAGGTGAGTGGGCATACAGCGAGAAACTGAAAGAGCATTTCATGAACCCGAAGAACATCCTGCAGGGTGAGGAAACCGACCAGTTCGACGGCGTCGGCATGGAGGGCAACCTGCAGTGCGGCGACCAGATGATGGTCGTGATCAAGGTCGATCGGGAAAAAGAGATCATCACCGACTGCCAGTGGAAAACATACGGTTGCGCCAGCGCCATAGCCAGCACCTCCATCCTCTCCGAAATGGTCAAGGGCATGACCCTCACCGAGGCATTCAATGTTTCTCCGAAGGATGTGGCCAAGGAACTCGGCGGCCTGCCGGAAAACAAGATCCACTGCTCGGTGCTCGGCGACAAGGCCCTGCGTGCCGCAATCAACAACTACTATGTCCGCAACGGCATGGAAGACAGGGTGCTGGAGGAGAAGGCAAAGATCGTATGCCAGTGCATGAACATCACCGACCACGATATCGAAGAGGCTGTACTTGAGGGTGCGCGCACCTATTTCGAGCTGCAGGAACGCACGAAACTCGGAACCGTCTGCGGCCAGTGCAAAGATGAGGCGGAAAGCCTGCTTGAAAAGTTCAAGCACCTTCATTTCGGGGCATAGGGGAAGTGTCGATGCCGGAAGGGCGCAGGTTTTACATACAGACGTTCGGATGCCAGATGAACGAGGCGGACTCCGGCATCATTGCCAGGGTCCTTCTTGATGCGGGGTTCCGCCGGGCCGACACAGAACAGGATGCCGACGTCGTCCTCCTGAACACCTGTGCCGTCCGTGAGAATGCAGTCGAAAAGATCGCTCACCTGCTCGAACACCTGAAAGGAGCCAAAAAGCGCAGAAAGACCCTTCAGGTCGGGGTTCTTGGCTGCGTTCCCCAGCATCAGCGGGAGGAGATGTTCTCCCGCTTTCCCGCCATTGACTTCATTGCCGGCCCCGACTCATACCGCCGGCTTCCATCCCTGATCGACGATGCAGCTTCGGCCGTCCGGTCCGCCATGCTCGACTTTGATCCCTCCGAGACCTACGTGGGGATCCGGCAGGTCCGCGAGGGCCGGATCAGCGCATTCATCCCCGTCATGCGCGGCTGCAACAACATGTGCGCGTTCTGCGTGGTTCCCTTCACGCGCGGCCGTGAGCGCAGCCAGCCGCTTGCCATGGTCACAGGCGAGGCCCGTGAGCTTGCTGAGGCGGGTTATCGGGAAATCACCCTGCTCGGCCAGAACGTCAACTCCTACAGTGACCCTGCATCAGGAGCCACTTTCTCCGCTCTGCTCGATGCCGTTGCTCTTGCGGCTCCCGACGTACGGATCCGTTTTACTACCTCGCATCCCAAAGACATCTCCGTAGGGCTTATCGACACCATCGCCCGCCGGCCGAACATATGCCGGCACGTGCACCTCCCGGTCCAGTCTGGCTCCGACAGCGTGCTCCGGCGGATGAACCGGGGTCACGGCATCAGCGAGTATCTGGAGAAGATCCGCATCATCCGCGATGCCCTGCCGGGCGTGACCCTTTCAACGGACATCATCGCAGGGTTCTGTGGGGAGAGGGAGGAGGACCATCGGGCCACTCTCGATCTCCTCCGCACGGTGCGCTTCGATGCCGCATTCATGTTTCATTATTCAACCAGAGAGGGAACTCTGGCCGCCCGTACACTCCCGGACGACGTGGCGGAAACGGACAAGAAACGGCGGCTTCAGGAAATCATCGACCTGCAGCAGGAGATTTCCGCGGAGAACAACCGACGTCAGGTAGGCACGGTTGCCGAAGTCCTTGCCGAATCGGAAAGCCGCCGCTCGCCCGGCCGTCTGCTCGGCCGTACCGATGGCAACCGGGCGGTGGTCTTCGACCGTGGGGAGTGCATGCCTGGCGATCTCGTTCGTGTGCGCCTTACCTCGTCCACCTCAGCAACCCTCAGCGGAAGTCGGGAAGGCCTTATTCGGGCTTTTTTATCTTGAGCCGGATTCGTAAATTGAATTTTGATTGCCTCCCAACTAAACCGCCAGTTCAACAGGCCCAGGAGTGAAGTAACGCATGCCATCTACCCCAGGTACCGGTTTCATCAACAAAATCAAGGCGCACCTTGAACTGCTCGACCCCGTCACCTGGATCAGCGTTTTTCCCGGACTCGCCTGCGGTGCTATGGCTTCCGGAGCCATGCAGGCGACGCCGCATGATTATCTGGTGCTGTTCGCCGTGTTTCTCATGTACGGGCCGCTTGGCACCGGGTTCAGCCAGTCGGTGAACGATTATTTCGATCTGGAGCTCGACAGGGTCAACGAACCCACCCGTCCCATTCCTTCAGGCCGCCTGACAAAACAAGAGGCGCTTCTCAACTGCATCATCGTCGTCCTGCTCGCTATGGGGCTCGGCATCTGGCTCGGCATTGACACCGGCGGAATGCGCGGCATGGTCATCACAACCATGATTTTTTCTGCGCTCTTCGTTGCCTACATCTACTCTGCTCCGCCATTCAAGCTGAAAAAGAACATTTTTGCCTCCGCCCCCGGCGTCGGCTTCTCCTATGGGTTCGTCACGTTCCTTTCCGGCAATGCGCTTTTCAGCGATATCCGTCCGGAGGTAGTGTGGCTTGCAGCCCTGAACTTCTTCATGGCCATAGCGCTCATCATCATGAACGACTTCAAGTCTGTCGAGGGTGATCGGGAAGGCGGCATGAAATCCTTGACCGTCATGATCGGTGCGAAGAACACCTTCATTGTCGCATTCGCCATCATCGACATGGTATTTGCCGTGCTGGTCTGGCTTGCCTGGAGCTGGGGCTTCATGGTGCCGATGGCCCTTGTGGTTCTGGGCCTCGTGCTCAATATCGTGATCCAGATCCAGCTGCTCGCCGATCCGAAGGGCGGCGTGTCGTTCCTCAAGGGGACGGTGGAGGACGGATTCGGCAATGCGATCGGCAAGAGCGATGTGCAGGAGCACAACACCTTTCTGCGTTTTCAGGTGGCCAACAACGTCCTTTTTCTCGTCAACAACCTTGTGCTTGCCGCCATGATCGGCATCAGGTACATGCCGTCCTAGGTCTTTTTATGCGGGCCGTCCGGTCCGCTGAAACCTAACCCCTCACAGCCATGGATACACTTCAGCATAATGCGCTCGTCGCACTGTTGACTTTTGTTTATGTCTTCAGTGTTCCGCCGCTCATGGACTTTTTCGTCTCCCGTCACGGCCTGCCCCGCGACATCAGCCGAAAGATCACCCACATCTCTGCAGGCTCCGTCATCATTTTCCTGCCGCTTTTCCAGGACGGTGACTGGACACAGTACCTCAATGTGTCCATCTTTGTCGTCTGGGCCATCCTGCTCGTGCAGAAAGGGCTGTTTGCGGCCGAGGACGACCAGGCAGTGAAAACCATGACCCGCACGGGCGACCGCCGGGAACTGCTCCGCGGCACCCTCTATTTCGTGGTCGTCGCCACACTCTGCGGCACCCTTTACTACAAACAGTTCGAAGGTGTGCTCGCCATGGCGGTGCTTGGATGGGGCGACGGCCTTGCACCCATCATCGGCACGCGATTCGGTAGACTCAAATATCATGTACTGAGCCCCAAGAGTGTCGAGGGAAGCCTTGCCTTTTTTGCTGGCAGCGTGGCAGCCGGTCTCTTCTTCGTCAACCTCATCGTACCCGAGGCCTATGATCCTGCAAAGATCGTGCTCATCTCCTTTATTGCCACGGTGGTCGAGGGGGTATGCCCGAGGGAAGTCGACAACATCGCAATTCCCGTTGCCGTCATCGCCGCTGCGAGCTTCCTGTAGGGCCGGCAATGGAGAATGAGTCAATGCGGGTGCTGTATTTCATCAGCGACATCCATCTCGGACTGCAGGAGGAGCCGGAAGAACGCCGCAAGCTCGAAGCGCTCTCCAGACTTTTTGCTGAAATCCGCAGGACGGGGGGGGCGCTCTACATGCTCGGCGACGTTTTCGACTACTGGATGGAGTACCGGCATGTCGTGCCAAAGGGATTTACCGGTTTTTTTTGTTTATTGTCAGGGCTTGTTCAGGCGGGCGTCGAAGTCACCTATCTTGCGGGGAACCATGATTTCCACCTCGGTACGTTTTTTGACCGTGAGCTCGGGGTGAAGACACGCTACGGCACCTACCAGTTCGATGCCGATGGACGGCACTTCACCGTCGCTCACGGGGACGGTCTAGGAGAGGGGGACCTCGGCTACCGGCTCTTTGCGAAGTTTATCCGAAACCCCTTCAATCTCGGCCTCCTGACCGGATTCCATCCGGATCTAGCGACCGGGCTCATGAAGCGGCTTTCACGGCTCTCGAGGAAACACAAGCCTGGAGACAGGGCCATGGAGACGGACCGGCTTCTGGACTATGCCCACGCGCTCGTCAAAGAACGGAGTATGGATTATTTCCTCTGCGGCCACAACCATGCGGGGGGCGTATACGAGCTCGAGGGCGGTGCCCGCTATGTCAACCTCGGATCGTGGATCGACGGCCGTTTTCCCTATGCGGTCTATATGGACCGCCTCATGCAGCTTAAGGAACTCTAAATTCTAAAACCCAGATCATGACCAATTCGAACAAGGTGTTGAAACTCGGTCTGCCGAAGGGCAGCCTGCAGGACTCGACCCTCGATCTCTTCGCGCACGCCGGATTCCATTTTTCCGTCCAGAGCCGCTCCTATTTCCCCTCGATCGATGACGACGAACTGGAGGCCATCCTCATCCGTGCCCAGGAAATGGCCCACTATGTGCAGCTGGGCGCCTTCGATGTCGGGCTTACCGGGAAGGACTGGATCATCGAGACCGATGCCGATGTGGTAGAGGTTGCCGATCTGGTCTATTCGAAGGCTTCCATGCGCCCCGTCCGCTGGGTGCTGGCCGTTCCGGAGAGCTCGCCGGTGAAGACCGTGAAGGATCTCGAGGGCAAGCACATTGCCACCGAGGTGGTGAACATCACGAAAAAATACCTGGCCGCCAACGGCGTGAACGCTTCGGTCGAATTCAGCTGGGGCGCTACGGAAGTAAAGCCGCCGGATCTTGCCGATGCAATTGTCGAAGTCACCGAAACGGGGTCATCGCTGAGGGCAAACAAACTGCGGATCGTTGAAACCATCCTTGAGTCGAACACCAAGCTCATCGCCAACCGCCAGTCCTGGGAAGATCCCTGGAAGCGGGAGAAGATCGAGAGCATGGCGCTCCTGCTCCAGGGTGCCATCAATGCGCAGGGCAAGGTGGGCTTGAAGATGAACGCACCGAAAAGTGCACTTGAGAAGATCACTTCGATCATCCCCGCCCTCCGTCAGCCGACCGTCTCGCACCTTGCCAACGACCAGTGGGTCGCCCTTGAGGTGATCGTCACGGAGAAGATCGTCCGCAAGCTCATTCCCGAGCTGAAGCGGGCCGGTGCCGAGGGCATCTTCGAGTACGATATCAATAAACTGATCGACTGACCCTGTCCGGATGGAGCCCTCCCCCGTGGGGGGGAGTACCTGGCATTCCCGATGCAACTGCCGGCCGCCCTTCGGGGCGGCCTTTTTTCTGATTCCGCATGCTTCTCTTCTATCAGATACTGGTTCTTCTCGCTCTCATCATCTTTCTCGCCATCCAGCTGGCGAACCTCCTGGAGCTCCGCCCGCTTCCCCCTGGTGGTCCGGGAGGGGGGAAGGTGTCGGTGCTGGTGCCCGCACGCAATGAAGAGCGCTCGATAGCGCGCTGTGTCCAATCGCTACTCATGCAGGATTATCCGGATTTTGAGGTCATTGTCCTTGACGACGCCTCCACCGATGCCACCCTCTCCATCCTTCAGGCGCTCGAGGCGGAATCGTGCGGCCGGCTTCGGGTGCTGAGGGGTGCGGTGCTTCCCGAAGGCTGGCACGGCAAGAGCTGGGCCTGCCGGCAGCTGGCGGAGAAAGCCTCAGGTGAGATGCTCCTTTTCACCGATGCCGATACCTTCCACCGCCCTCAGGCGCTCCGGCGTGCCGTCACGGCTCTGCAGGAAGGCCGCGGGGACATGCTCTCCATTACACCGCGCCAGGAACTCGGTTCGTTCTTTGAACACCTTGTCGTTCCTCTCGTCTATGTCATTCTGATGAGCTACCTGCCGCTGCGTCTGGTGCGGACCTTGCGGAAC encodes the following:
- a CDS encoding cysteine desulfurase family protein, with the protein product MKVYFDNNATTPLHPEVKKEMTAAMEMYGNPSSMHAYGREAKANVEDARQRVASFINADDREIVFVGSGSEANNTVLSLFVCASAQCIPGTTARGTIITTKIEHPCVLETSECLMHRGVNVKFLDVDRYGRVDLDQLKDMLNDDIGLVSVMMANNEIGTMQDIAAITNMVHECGAFMHTDAVQAVGKVPVDVRALGVDFLTMSAHKIYGPKGVGALYVKQGTPYCPLIRGGHQERGRRAGTENTLGILGLGKAVEMRALEMHDEHDRLLGLKELLRKGIEDKIDDIHFNGHPTESLAGTLNVSFPGAEGESILLYLDLEGIAVSTGSACASGSLDPSHVLLATGVDAERAHGSIRISLGRESTTQHVQHMLNVLPGVIERIRNMSTAYIKGGTHAASR
- a CDS encoding iron-sulfur cluster assembly scaffold protein, which gives rise to MLQAGEWAYSEKLKEHFMNPKNILQGEETDQFDGVGMEGNLQCGDQMMVVIKVDREKEIITDCQWKTYGCASAIASTSILSEMVKGMTLTEAFNVSPKDVAKELGGLPENKIHCSVLGDKALRAAINNYYVRNGMEDRVLEEKAKIVCQCMNITDHDIEEAVLEGARTYFELQERTKLGTVCGQCKDEAESLLEKFKHLHFGA
- the miaB gene encoding tRNA (N6-isopentenyl adenosine(37)-C2)-methylthiotransferase MiaB, producing the protein MPEGRRFYIQTFGCQMNEADSGIIARVLLDAGFRRADTEQDADVVLLNTCAVRENAVEKIAHLLEHLKGAKKRRKTLQVGVLGCVPQHQREEMFSRFPAIDFIAGPDSYRRLPSLIDDAASAVRSAMLDFDPSETYVGIRQVREGRISAFIPVMRGCNNMCAFCVVPFTRGRERSQPLAMVTGEARELAEAGYREITLLGQNVNSYSDPASGATFSALLDAVALAAPDVRIRFTTSHPKDISVGLIDTIARRPNICRHVHLPVQSGSDSVLRRMNRGHGISEYLEKIRIIRDALPGVTLSTDIIAGFCGEREEDHRATLDLLRTVRFDAAFMFHYSTREGTLAARTLPDDVAETDKKRRLQEIIDLQQEISAENNRRQVGTVAEVLAESESRRSPGRLLGRTDGNRAVVFDRGECMPGDLVRVRLTSSTSATLSGSREGLIRAFLS
- the bchG gene encoding (bacterio)chlorophyll synthase, whose translation is MPSTPGTGFINKIKAHLELLDPVTWISVFPGLACGAMASGAMQATPHDYLVLFAVFLMYGPLGTGFSQSVNDYFDLELDRVNEPTRPIPSGRLTKQEALLNCIIVVLLAMGLGIWLGIDTGGMRGMVITTMIFSALFVAYIYSAPPFKLKKNIFASAPGVGFSYGFVTFLSGNALFSDIRPEVVWLAALNFFMAIALIIMNDFKSVEGDREGGMKSLTVMIGAKNTFIVAFAIIDMVFAVLVWLAWSWGFMVPMALVVLGLVLNIVIQIQLLADPKGGVSFLKGTVEDGFGNAIGKSDVQEHNTFLRFQVANNVLFLVNNLVLAAMIGIRYMPS
- a CDS encoding diacylglycerol/polyprenol kinase family protein, which produces MDTLQHNALVALLTFVYVFSVPPLMDFFVSRHGLPRDISRKITHISAGSVIIFLPLFQDGDWTQYLNVSIFVVWAILLVQKGLFAAEDDQAVKTMTRTGDRRELLRGTLYFVVVATLCGTLYYKQFEGVLAMAVLGWGDGLAPIIGTRFGRLKYHVLSPKSVEGSLAFFAGSVAAGLFFVNLIVPEAYDPAKIVLISFIATVVEGVCPREVDNIAIPVAVIAAASFL
- a CDS encoding UDP-2,3-diacylglucosamine diphosphatase — encoded protein: MRVLYFISDIHLGLQEEPEERRKLEALSRLFAEIRRTGGALYMLGDVFDYWMEYRHVVPKGFTGFFCLLSGLVQAGVEVTYLAGNHDFHLGTFFDRELGVKTRYGTYQFDADGRHFTVAHGDGLGEGDLGYRLFAKFIRNPFNLGLLTGFHPDLATGLMKRLSRLSRKHKPGDRAMETDRLLDYAHALVKERSMDYFLCGHNHAGGVYELEGGARYVNLGSWIDGRFPYAVYMDRLMQLKEL
- the hisG gene encoding ATP phosphoribosyltransferase; this encodes MTNSNKVLKLGLPKGSLQDSTLDLFAHAGFHFSVQSRSYFPSIDDDELEAILIRAQEMAHYVQLGAFDVGLTGKDWIIETDADVVEVADLVYSKASMRPVRWVLAVPESSPVKTVKDLEGKHIATEVVNITKKYLAANGVNASVEFSWGATEVKPPDLADAIVEVTETGSSLRANKLRIVETILESNTKLIANRQSWEDPWKREKIESMALLLQGAINAQGKVGLKMNAPKSALEKITSIIPALRQPTVSHLANDQWVALEVIVTEKIVRKLIPELKRAGAEGIFEYDINKLID
- a CDS encoding glycosyltransferase, translated to MLLFYQILVLLALIIFLAIQLANLLELRPLPPGGPGGGKVSVLVPARNEERSIARCVQSLLMQDYPDFEVIVLDDASTDATLSILQALEAESCGRLRVLRGAVLPEGWHGKSWACRQLAEKASGEMLLFTDADTFHRPQALRRAVTALQEGRGDMLSITPRQELGSFFEHLVVPLVYVILMSYLPLRLVRTLRNPAFCFANGQFILFRREFYWKVNGHEAVRDALVEDVWLCMAVKKAGGRVLSFNGTDALSCRMYRNFREVWEGFSKNVFAGLGSSIPGLAAFVLFTAAFHLAPWGFLLYALFVGASGPALVLLPLLQLAVALSGRVLVARRFDQPTALTLLDPLARGLLLAIALNSLREARWGGGALWKGRRYRFS